A DNA window from Halorubrum sp. DM2 contains the following coding sequences:
- a CDS encoding P-loop NTPase — protein MIAVAGGKGGSGKTTTTLGLARALSRRGAPVVAADADWDLPNLARLAAETAVDSMVAGPESGAVDRDARTVLDAARGTDLVRPDRSGPTVLAAPEAPRSVDANATFDALDGATPGSAPVLLDCPAGASPDVAAPLRAADRSLIATPLRRAALRDAAKTAAIARRLDCPPLGAVAIGETSVPEEVATLLGCPVLGEIPDGGGAPLSDPAVREAYDDLARRLGGTAAATEWKIA, from the coding sequence GTGATAGCCGTCGCCGGCGGCAAGGGCGGAAGCGGAAAGACGACGACTACCCTCGGGCTCGCCCGCGCGCTCTCGCGGCGCGGCGCTCCGGTGGTCGCGGCCGACGCCGACTGGGACCTGCCGAACCTCGCGCGGCTGGCCGCGGAGACCGCGGTCGACTCCATGGTGGCCGGACCGGAATCGGGAGCGGTCGACAGAGACGCGCGGACGGTCCTCGACGCCGCTCGCGGGACCGACCTGGTGCGTCCCGACCGCTCCGGGCCGACGGTCCTCGCGGCCCCGGAGGCTCCGCGGTCCGTCGACGCGAACGCGACGTTCGACGCGTTGGACGGCGCGACGCCCGGTTCCGCGCCGGTGTTGCTCGACTGTCCGGCCGGCGCGTCGCCCGACGTGGCCGCGCCCCTGCGGGCGGCGGACCGTTCGCTCATCGCGACGCCGCTCCGGCGCGCCGCGCTCCGCGACGCCGCGAAGACGGCGGCGATAGCGCGGCGTCTCGACTGCCCGCCGCTCGGCGCGGTCGCGATCGGCGAGACGAGCGTCCCGGAGGAGGTGGCGACGCTGCTCGGCTGCCCCGTCCTCGGCGAGATACCGGACGGCGGGGGCGCTCCGCTCTCTGACCCGGCGGTCCGGGAGGCGTACGACGACCTCGCCCGGCGGCTCGGCGGGACGGCGGCGGCGACGGAGTGGAAGATCGCGTGA
- a CDS encoding YlbF family regulator, whose product MSVEQVSIEDLGRELGERIAETPEYERFEEARAAVQRDEEVQSRIDEFEQLRAEFMQARQSGQATNEGLQRVQEAQDELHSMPVMSEYLDAQDELEDTLEAVNEAISEPLAVDFGGEAGGCCQD is encoded by the coding sequence ATGAGCGTCGAACAGGTCTCCATCGAGGACCTCGGCCGAGAGCTCGGCGAACGGATCGCCGAAACCCCGGAGTACGAGCGGTTCGAAGAGGCGAGAGCTGCGGTCCAGCGCGACGAGGAAGTCCAGAGCCGGATCGACGAGTTCGAGCAGCTTCGCGCCGAGTTCATGCAGGCGCGGCAGTCCGGACAGGCGACGAACGAGGGACTTCAGCGCGTCCAAGAGGCGCAGGACGAACTCCACTCGATGCCCGTGATGAGCGAGTACCTCGACGCGCAAGACGAGCTCGAAGACACGCTCGAAGCCGTCAACGAGGCCATCTCGGAGCCGCTCGCGGTCGACTTCGGCGGCGAGGCGGGCGGCTGCTGTCAGGACTGA
- a CDS encoding phospholipase, translating into MTDVPLEHVHVAPDDGTDGEPAPAVFVLHGRGADEEDLLPVAAELPDELHVISLRAPDPLQGGYTWYELDLSAGGLESSQPDATDFRRSLDLIVESVEGAVDAYGLDADRLGLLGFSQGAITSLSLLLEDPDRYAWVVALHGYLPESHADLDPDGIEGKPVFVGAGAGDRVIPDERTNAAVERLEAVDAAVTHGSFPGGHGIGPQELEAVVEFVESQV; encoded by the coding sequence ATGACAGACGTTCCGCTCGAACACGTTCACGTCGCGCCCGACGACGGCACGGACGGCGAGCCGGCACCCGCCGTCTTCGTCCTCCACGGCCGCGGGGCCGACGAGGAGGACCTGCTCCCGGTCGCCGCCGAACTCCCGGACGAACTCCACGTGATCAGCCTCCGTGCGCCCGATCCGCTTCAGGGCGGGTACACCTGGTACGAACTCGACCTCTCGGCCGGCGGACTGGAATCGAGCCAGCCCGACGCCACCGACTTCCGGCGGAGCCTCGACCTGATCGTCGAGAGCGTCGAGGGGGCGGTCGACGCCTACGGACTTGACGCCGACCGGCTCGGCCTGCTCGGGTTCAGTCAGGGCGCGATCACGAGCCTCTCGCTCCTCTTGGAGGACCCGGACCGCTACGCGTGGGTCGTCGCGCTCCACGGCTACCTCCCGGAGTCGCACGCCGACCTCGACCCGGACGGGATCGAGGGCAAGCCCGTCTTCGTCGGCGCTGGCGCGGGCGACCGCGTGATCCCCGACGAGCGGACGAACGCCGCCGTCGAGCGACTGGAGGCCGTCGACGCCGCCGTCACCCACGGGAGCTTCCCGGGCGGGCACGGCATCGGCCCGCAGGAGCTGGAGGCGGTCGTCGAGTTCGTCGAATCACAGGTGTAG
- the dph2 gene encoding diphthamide biosynthesis enzyme Dph2: MSGSTEGDLTKTGMALKHDREWDYELDRILEAIEERDATKVGLQFPEGLKRRGPKVADDLREVAPDDVTFMLSGQPCYGACDLDTYLMRRTDVFVHFGHTPMKESDSIVYVPLFSNVDPFPIMEDALAEELSPPEEDADVGLVTTAQHMNRFEEMTDWLEERGYEVHTRRGDDRLTKEGQVLGCNYASADIDADQVLYVGGGKFHPVGLAMEHPDKRVVIADPVNNAVSVAEHDQFLKQRYAAVHKAMDAEKWGVIFCTKIGQGRWEKAQEIVDNNENAYLITMDEVTPDRLRNFDMDAFVNTGCPRITTDDGPRFHKPMLTPGEYEAAIGEKPLDSIEFDTFHDTW; the protein is encoded by the coding sequence ATGAGCGGCTCCACGGAGGGCGACCTGACGAAGACGGGGATGGCCCTGAAACACGACCGCGAGTGGGACTACGAACTCGACCGGATCTTAGAGGCCATCGAAGAACGGGACGCCACGAAGGTCGGGCTCCAGTTCCCCGAGGGACTCAAGCGCCGCGGGCCGAAGGTCGCCGACGACCTCCGCGAGGTCGCGCCCGACGACGTGACGTTCATGCTCTCCGGGCAGCCCTGCTACGGTGCCTGCGACCTCGACACGTACCTGATGCGGCGGACGGACGTGTTCGTCCACTTCGGCCACACGCCGATGAAGGAGTCCGACAGCATCGTCTACGTCCCGCTGTTCTCGAACGTCGACCCCTTCCCGATCATGGAGGACGCGCTGGCGGAGGAGCTGTCGCCGCCGGAGGAGGACGCCGACGTGGGCCTCGTCACGACGGCCCAGCACATGAACCGGTTCGAGGAGATGACCGACTGGCTCGAAGAGCGCGGCTACGAAGTCCATACCCGCCGAGGCGACGACCGCCTCACCAAGGAGGGACAGGTGCTCGGCTGTAACTACGCCTCCGCGGACATCGACGCCGACCAAGTGCTGTACGTCGGCGGCGGGAAGTTCCACCCGGTCGGACTTGCGATGGAACACCCCGACAAGCGGGTCGTCATCGCCGACCCGGTCAACAACGCGGTATCGGTCGCGGAACACGACCAGTTCCTCAAGCAGCGCTACGCCGCGGTCCACAAGGCGATGGACGCCGAGAAGTGGGGCGTCATCTTCTGTACGAAGATCGGGCAGGGCCGGTGGGAGAAGGCCCAAGAGATCGTCGACAACAACGAGAACGCCTACCTGATCACGATGGACGAGGTGACGCCGGACCGCCTGCGGAACTTCGACATGGACGCGTTCGTCAACACCGGCTGCCCGCGGATCACCACCGACGACGGCCCGCGCTTCCACAAGCCCATGCTGACGCCGGGCGAGTACGAGGCCGCGATCGGCGAGAAGCCGCTCGACTCGATCGAGTTCGACACGTTCCACGATACCTGGTAA
- a CDS encoding cobalamin-independent methionine synthase II family protein, protein MMANDAHIGTTHIGSLPRPPALLDLLTKRQDGEDVDGDEWDATVAEATRDVVDRQVETGLDSINNGEQSRVSFNWYVADRLSGIGGTQETELWADLQEFPSYAEETFKTDVIDLSEHPVVDGPIEYTGREEAEAEVDGLLDALEAADRDADDAFMTAASPSVVTATHVDEHYGDYEEYLFAVAEAMKTEYELVADAGLTLQIDAPELLTVGHTAAYADEPLEAAKDATRLHVEALNEALANVPAEQVRLHTCWGSYEGPHHLDTDLAEMLPLIYEADITGLSVEQANPRHQHEYRAFGEHPVPDGWTLVPGVVDVKTNIIDHPETIADRLERVADAVGDGTPLVAAPDCGFGTQAGLGMVDPEIAWAKLAALVEGAEIAGERLA, encoded by the coding sequence ATAATGGCGAACGACGCACACATCGGGACGACGCACATCGGAAGCCTGCCGCGACCGCCGGCGCTGCTCGACCTGCTCACGAAGCGGCAGGACGGGGAGGACGTGGACGGCGACGAGTGGGACGCGACCGTCGCGGAGGCGACTCGCGACGTCGTCGACCGACAGGTCGAGACCGGGCTGGACTCGATCAACAACGGCGAGCAGTCCCGCGTCTCGTTCAACTGGTACGTCGCCGACCGGCTCAGCGGCATCGGCGGCACGCAGGAGACGGAGCTGTGGGCGGATCTCCAGGAGTTCCCCTCATATGCCGAGGAGACGTTCAAGACCGACGTGATCGACCTCTCCGAACACCCGGTCGTCGACGGGCCGATCGAGTACACCGGCCGCGAGGAGGCCGAGGCGGAGGTCGACGGACTCCTCGACGCGCTGGAGGCCGCCGACCGCGACGCCGACGACGCGTTCATGACCGCGGCGTCGCCGAGCGTCGTCACCGCGACGCACGTCGACGAGCACTACGGCGACTACGAGGAGTACCTCTTCGCGGTGGCGGAGGCGATGAAGACCGAGTACGAACTCGTCGCGGACGCCGGACTCACCCTCCAGATCGACGCCCCCGAACTGCTCACCGTCGGCCACACCGCGGCGTACGCCGACGAGCCGCTGGAGGCGGCGAAGGACGCGACGCGGCTCCACGTCGAGGCGCTCAACGAGGCGCTCGCGAACGTCCCCGCCGAGCAGGTTCGGCTCCACACCTGCTGGGGGAGCTACGAGGGGCCCCACCACCTCGACACCGACCTCGCCGAGATGCTGCCGCTGATCTACGAGGCCGACATCACCGGGCTCAGCGTCGAGCAGGCGAACCCGCGCCACCAACACGAGTACCGCGCCTTCGGCGAACACCCCGTCCCGGACGGCTGGACGCTCGTCCCGGGCGTCGTCGACGTGAAGACGAACATCATCGACCACCCGGAGACGATCGCCGACCGCTTGGAGCGCGTCGCCGACGCGGTCGGCGACGGGACTCCCCTCGTCGCCGCGCCCGACTGCGGGTTCGGCACGCAGGCGGGGCTCGGCATGGTCGACCCCGAGATCGCGTGGGCAAAGCTCGCGGCGCTCGTCGAGGGCGCGGAGATCGCCGGCGAGCGGCTCGCCTGA
- a CDS encoding TIGR00725 family protein, with protein sequence MRVSVIGGSSIGPETAAVAEELGKRLAERGHTVVCGGLGGVMEAACRGAREADGETIGILPTEKRGDANPHVTTPIATGLGHARNALVVMNGDAAVAVDGASGTLSEIGLALAQGRRVAGIDTHEIDGVEAVDSPAAAVEYVEDAVGADR encoded by the coding sequence ATGCGCGTGAGCGTCATCGGCGGGAGTTCGATCGGTCCCGAGACCGCGGCGGTCGCGGAGGAACTCGGGAAGCGACTCGCGGAGCGGGGCCACACCGTCGTCTGCGGCGGTCTCGGCGGCGTCATGGAGGCGGCCTGTCGCGGCGCGCGGGAGGCGGACGGCGAGACGATCGGGATCCTCCCGACGGAGAAACGGGGCGACGCCAATCCGCACGTCACGACGCCGATCGCGACGGGACTCGGCCACGCGCGCAACGCCTTGGTCGTGATGAACGGCGACGCCGCGGTCGCCGTCGACGGGGCGAGCGGGACGCTCTCTGAGATCGGGCTCGCGCTCGCACAGGGACGGCGGGTGGCGGGGATAGACACCCATGAGATCGACGGCGTCGAGGCCGTCGACTCGCCGGCGGCGGCGGTAGAGTACGTCGAGGACGCGGTCGGAGCCGACCGATAA
- a CDS encoding HAD family hydrolase, whose translation MTYDTVVFDNDGVLVGRTRFDVLRDATRNAFEECGVEEPDPDDVEQMTIGATPGSVGTVCQTYDLDPGSFWRTRDDVVSRAQQQEAREGRKTPYDDLDELQDLDVEMGIVSSNQQATVDFLVDHFDGFERMGAAYGREPTIHSLQLRKPNPHYIEQALGDLDAGNALFVGDNESDVRAAENAGIDSAFIRRPHRRDWELNVWPTWEIENLSDLHDIVE comes from the coding sequence ATGACGTACGATACCGTCGTGTTCGACAACGACGGTGTCCTCGTGGGCCGCACGCGCTTCGACGTGCTCCGGGACGCGACCCGGAACGCGTTCGAGGAGTGCGGCGTCGAGGAGCCCGATCCGGACGACGTAGAGCAGATGACCATCGGTGCGACCCCCGGCAGCGTCGGCACCGTCTGTCAGACGTACGACCTCGATCCGGGGTCGTTCTGGCGAACGCGCGACGACGTGGTGTCGCGGGCCCAACAGCAGGAGGCCCGCGAGGGACGCAAGACCCCGTACGACGACCTCGACGAGCTTCAGGACCTCGACGTCGAGATGGGGATCGTCTCCTCGAACCAGCAGGCGACCGTCGACTTCCTCGTCGACCACTTCGACGGGTTCGAGCGGATGGGAGCCGCGTACGGCCGCGAGCCGACGATCCACTCGCTCCAGCTCCGCAAGCCGAACCCCCACTACATCGAGCAGGCGCTCGGCGACCTCGACGCGGGCAACGCGCTGTTCGTCGGCGACAACGAGTCCGACGTCCGCGCGGCCGAGAACGCCGGCATCGACTCGGCGTTTATCCGCCGCCCCCACCGCCGCGACTGGGAGCTGAACGTCTGGCCGACTTGGGAGATCGAGAACCTCTCCGACCTCCACGACATAGTGGAGTGA
- a CDS encoding transposase, which translates to MYYNYKYRLDPPEALCETLLHHVDTCRQLYNHVLYKLNETDEIPARYKVQGTLPDLKSWWDDLNDVHSKVLQMVVKRVYDNLSTLEAQKENGRAVGMLKWKPPREYRSLTYNQSGFELKNTSGRPVLWLSKIGEIPIHLHRDIPENATIKQVTVKQEPTGKWIATFGIDVDEATPEKSENPERIVGIDVGILKYVHDTDGTAVESPNFSDERERLEHAQRELSRKEHGSNNWEEQRKTVAQRYADLKRKRRDFLHKLSNYYAREYDLVAVEDLDAKGLVELPGNSRNRAGASWGTFLRMLEYKCEREGTHFITVDPRGTTKECASCGTETDKPLWVREHSCPSCGFEADRDANAAWNILSRGLEEVGVGHSESPPVETALPADTPVSAKRVVETGSPTLKERTASAVSE; encoded by the coding sequence ATGTACTACAACTACAAGTATCGACTCGACCCACCGGAAGCCCTCTGCGAGACGCTTCTACATCACGTCGATACTTGTAGGCAACTCTACAACCACGTCCTCTACAAACTCAACGAGACCGACGAGATTCCAGCCCGCTACAAGGTACAGGGAACGCTCCCCGACCTCAAATCGTGGTGGGACGACCTGAACGACGTTCACTCGAAAGTTCTCCAGATGGTCGTCAAGCGCGTCTACGACAACCTCTCCACACTCGAAGCACAGAAGGAGAACGGACGCGCCGTAGGGATGCTCAAGTGGAAACCGCCTCGGGAGTATCGGTCGCTCACCTACAATCAGTCCGGCTTCGAACTCAAGAATACGAGTGGTCGGCCTGTCCTGTGGTTGAGCAAAATCGGTGAGATACCGATCCATCTCCACCGAGATATTCCCGAGAACGCGACCATCAAACAGGTCACGGTCAAACAAGAGCCTACGGGCAAGTGGATCGCTACCTTCGGCATCGACGTGGACGAAGCCACGCCCGAAAAGTCGGAGAATCCCGAGCGAATCGTCGGAATTGACGTTGGCATCCTGAAGTACGTACATGATACGGACGGAACCGCTGTCGAGTCACCAAATTTCTCCGACGAGCGCGAACGATTGGAACATGCCCAACGTGAACTCTCTCGGAAGGAACACGGCTCGAACAACTGGGAAGAACAACGTAAGACGGTTGCCCAACGTTACGCCGACCTGAAACGGAAGCGCCGAGACTTCCTCCACAAATTATCGAACTACTACGCCCGTGAGTACGACCTTGTGGCCGTTGAGGATTTGGATGCGAAGGGATTAGTCGAACTACCGGGCAACTCTCGGAATCGAGCCGGGGCCTCGTGGGGAACGTTCCTGCGAATGCTCGAATACAAGTGCGAACGCGAAGGCACGCACTTCATTACCGTAGACCCCCGAGGCACGACCAAAGAGTGTGCGTCGTGCGGAACGGAAACGGACAAACCGCTGTGGGTACGCGAACACTCGTGTCCGTCGTGTGGGTTTGAAGCGGACAGAGACGCGAACGCGGCGTGGAACATCCTTTCTCGCGGTCTCGAAGAAGTAGGAGTGGGACACTCCGAATCACCGCCTGTGGAGACTGCGCTCCCTGCGGATACACCTGTATCTGCAAAGCGCGTCGTGGAAACAGGAAGCCCCACCCTCAAGGAGCGAACCGCGTCAGCCGTGAGCGAGTAG